The sequence CCGTGCGCCCGACGGCGATGTAGTCCTGCAGGAAGAGCGGCTCGGCGCCGCAGACGACCAGGTCGTCGACGACCATCGCGACGAGGTCGAAGCCGACGGTGTCGTGTTTGTCCATGGCCTGGGCCACGGCCAGCTTGGTGCCGACGCCGTCGGTCGAGCTGGCCAGCACCGGCTCGCGGTACCCACCACGTAGGGCGAACAGCCCGGCGAACCCGCCGAGGCCACCGCGCACCTCGGGCCTGGTCGCCTTGCTCGCCAGCGGTTTGAACAGTTCGACGGCGCGGTCACCTGCTTCGATGTCCACCCCGGCCGATGCGTAGGAGATGCCGTGTTGTGCGGCGCGATCCGTCATCGCAGCCAAATCTACCGGGCTGGGCGACCGCACGGTATGCGCTGGCACTTCTGCGTCTTCTGCGGCACATAAACCCAGGACTTCGGCGGTTATGACAAGGTGACCGACCATGACCCGAAGCATCCGAGGAGCACTCGTGCGAGTTTGTTGGTTTGCGCCGGCCGCCGCTGCAATGGCGGCGGCAGCGGTTGCCGCGCCCGGCGTGGCGGCCGCGACGCCTGCCCGTGACACCGACGGCACCGTCATCTGGCAAACGAGCGACGAGGGCAAGGACTACATCTTCCGCGAAATCGCCATCGCCCCTGGCGGCAGCACCGGCTGGCACTCCCACGCCGGCGAGCTGCTCGGAGTCGTCAAGGAGGGCGTCTTGATGCATTACCGGGCCGACTGCTCGATGGACGGGCTGTATCTGGCGGGCCAGAGCATCGCCGAGAAGGGCGGTCCCGGCTATGTGCACATCGGCCGCAATCCCGGCCCCGGGCCGCTGGTCCTGCAGATTCTCTACATCGATCCGGCCGGCGCGCCCCTGTCGGACGACCAGCCCGATCCCGGCTGCGGGTTTGCCTGAGGCCGGAAACGGTCATCCGCCCGTCGACTGGCTCCGAATACCTGAGGAGACACGACGGAGGTGAGACGAAGTGCCCGCTGCAGATACTCGCTGCCTGGTGACCGGAGCGACGGGGTACATCGGTGGGTTGCTCGTGCCTCGACTGCTCGACGCCGGCCTGCCGGTGCGGGCGTTGGCGCGTAATCCCGACAAGCTGGCGACGGCGCCATGGCGCGATGACGTCGAGGTGGCTCGCGGTGATCTGACCGACCCGGAGTCGCTGACCGAGGCGTTCGACGGCGTCGACGTCGTCTACTACCTCGTGCACTCGATGGGCACGTCGAAAGAT is a genomic window of Mycobacterium sp. ITM-2016-00318 containing:
- a CDS encoding cupin domain-containing protein, whose protein sequence is MAAAAVAAPGVAAATPARDTDGTVIWQTSDEGKDYIFREIAIAPGGSTGWHSHAGELLGVVKEGVLMHYRADCSMDGLYLAGQSIAEKGGPGYVHIGRNPGPGPLVLQILYIDPAGAPLSDDQPDPGCGFA